The proteins below come from a single Drosophila kikkawai strain 14028-0561.14 chromosome 3R, DkikHiC1v2, whole genome shotgun sequence genomic window:
- the Takl1 gene encoding putative mitogen-activated protein kinase kinase kinase 7-like: MAENIKFEELQLSQQKVGVGSSGYVLQANWRDQEIAVKVYDLLYQKHRQTAEREIAQLSQIDHENIVKVYGSANDGGYGYLVMEYLEEGSLHNFLHGDDQREYTMEEAVSWARQCAEAMTYLHSMQPNPVMHRDIKPQNILFAETLSRLKICDFGSATDVATYLSNMKGTPAYMAPEVIQDEKYTTKCDIYSFGIMLWEMMSRQVPYSHLENPDNGWAVLEAVKKGARPLLDAVRGDCWEGIRKLIVRCWDPDPVRRPTAEQIAEYLGSLGGDFNYEDFILHLGDDILATVTFPKDPRGIRRIMRLEFWRRQERSIRLTIPILERETVRVGRVVGREAARVAEDVGREIPRAAKDGEREFRRAEKDAERETSRAAKDTEREVRRAEKDTERETSRAAKDTEREVRRAEKDMEREISRAAEDVGREVSRAAKDAGREIKQAGKHVEGAVRKLKKKLRF, from the exons ATGGCTGAGAACATTAAATTCGAGGAATTGCAGTTGAGTCAGCAG AAAGTGGGAGTTGGATCCAGTGGGTATGTGCTTCAGGCCAATTGGCGTGACCAAGAGATCGCGGTGAAGGTGTACGATCTACTATATCAGAAGCATAGGCAAACCGCAGAGAGGGAAATTGCTCAGTTGTCCCAAATCGATCACGAGAACATTGTCAAGGTGTACGGTTCGGCCAATGATGGTGGATATGGCTACCTGGTCATGGAGTACTTGGAGGAGGGTTCGCTCCACAACTTTTTGCACGGCGATGACCAGAGGGAGTACACCATGGAGGAGGCCGTGTCCTGGGCCCGGCAATGTGCGGAG GCTATGACGTACTTGCATTCCATGCAGCCAAACCCGGTGATGCATCGCGATATCAAACCGCAAAATATACTGTTTGCGGAGACGTTAAGCCGCCTGAAGATTTGCGATTTTGGCTCAGCAACGGACGTGGCAACTTATCTCTCAAATATGAAGGGCACTCCAGCCTATATGGCTCCAGAG GTTATCCAAGACGAGAAGTACACGACTAAGTGCGATATCTACAGCTTCGGAATCATGTTGTGGGAGATGATGTCACGACAGGTGCCTTATAGCCACTTGGAAAACCCCGATAACGGATGGGCCGTTCTGGAAGCCGTTAAAAAGG GTGCACGCCCTCTCCTGGATGCAGTGAGAGGCGATTGCTGGGAGGGCATCAGGAAATTGATAGTCCGTTGCTGGGATCCTGATCCCGTTCGCCGGCCCACAGCGGAGCAGATCGCGGAATATCTGGGCAGCCTGGGTGGAGACTTTAACTATGAGGACTTCATTCTGCACCTGGGCGATGACATCTTGGCCACGGTCACCTTCCCCAAGGACCCGCGTGGCATTCGGCGCATCATGCGCCTTGAATTTTGGCGCAGGCAGGAACGATCGATACGTTTGACAATTCCGATCCTGGAGCGGGAAACGGTGCGAGTGGGTCGTGTTGTGGGTCGTGAGGCAGCCAGGGTGGCCGAAGATGTGGGCAGGGAGATTCCCAGGGCGGCCAAGGATGGGGAACGGGAATTCCGGCGAGCGGAGAAGGATGCGGAAAGGGAAACCTCAAGGGCGGCGAAGGATACGGAGCGCGAAGTGCGGCGAGCGGAGAAGGATACGGAGAGGGAAACCTCAAGGGCGGCGAAGGATACGGAGCGCGAAGTCAGGCGAGCGGAGAAGGATATGGAGAGGGAAATCTCAAGGGCTGCCGAAGATGTGGGACGTGAGGTGTCCCGCGCTGCCAAGGATGCCGGTCGGGAGATCAAGCAAGCCGGGAAGCATGTGGAAGGAGCGGTCAGAAAGCTGAAGAAGAAGCTGCGCTTCTGA
- the LOC108071350 gene encoding solute carrier family 35 member F4 isoform X1 → MTRDGEIPAIFNPKRVRTPSVVVTGDSSTNGPYNNNNSGGGAGASSSSSTAVVVAPGSTAPNGSGTGATGSCGFSNVLTSSNPQITHQDSISSSQQDPNEVIIIPADTPTSAPGSHNAAHHFGGGDSSDTQTEQQQANGHGEEPELRFRKLQACKESCCSELARKMYFGVCVTILMTASWVGATHCIKYMYKYRAPYDDVLNDDQDTSSSRAELSTELEDILAISDSSLHHVEDATEMFNIPPRQPVYFSAPFFAAWFFTNFSLLFFPIYILGLVSTRKCEKLSDILGDVLRGFRERGFTVGRFLNRCLCFCILWLVTTYLYTLSLHVLYATDALALFATNVACVYLLSWVILHEQFVGVRIVAIILCDTGIALLAYMDGITESRTLSGVVLATLAGAGYAVFRVMFRKVMGDPPVSQIAFIFTALGFLNALLLWPVVLGLYLTGTESLTSESIPWNLLFAASLLLLVFHVLMQFSAAVTYNMFVTLGLITAVPVSGALDVILYSANFAGMKLAGVILIGIGFFLVMFPENWPDYITRLLRKSVRAILRYQCCCELAEIRYAHSMGSRPSERYFNRSASHHYRLSDGIHKVPSSFTLWPCEMTDLSPTTTGFLHGHGSANAQHHQQLLHHQQQHLQQQFHHRQHSLHQQHLQRQHSHTSLTKIHRQSSSHSVHGGAGRAVAAGGTTGRLFSYFGNEHEHEHERKKSETSFFNLGFRRKSTVVYYAPTD, encoded by the exons ATGACGCGTGACGGCGAGATTCCAGCCATCTTCAATCCGAAACGGGTGCGCACTCCCTCCGTGGTGGTTACCGGCGACTCATCCACGAATGGCccatacaacaacaacaatagcggcggcggagcgggagccagcagtagcagcagcacgGCGGTCGTGGTTGCACCAGGCTCGACTGCACCCAATGGCAGTGGCACTGGAGCGACCGGCAGCTGCGGCTTCAGCAACGTGCTCACCTCAAGCAACCCGCAAATAACCCACCAAGACTCGATCTCGTCGAGCCAGCAGGATCCCAATGAGGTGATCATCATACCGGCCGACACCCCCACGAGCGCACCGGGCAGCCACAATGCAGCGCATCACTTCGGCGGCGGCGACTCCAGCGACACGCAgacagagcagcagcaggctaACGGCCACGGGGAGGAGCCGGAGCTGCGCTTCCGGAAGCTGCAGGCCTGCAAAGAGTCCTGCTGCTCTGAGTTGGCCCGCAAG ATGTACTTCGGCGTGTGCGTGACCATCCTGATGACCGCCTCGTGGGTGGGGGCCACCCACTGCATCAAGTACATGTACAAGTATAGAGCTCCGTACGATGACGTGCTGAACGACGACCAGGACACGTCCTCGAGCCGCGCCGAGCTGAGCACGGAGCTGGAGGACATACTGGCCATCAGCGACTCGTCGCTGCACCACGTCGAGGACGCCACCGAGATGTTCAATATACCACCGCGCCAGCCTGTCTACTTCAGTGCCCCGTTCTTCGCCGCCTGGTTCTTCACCAACTTCTCGCTGCTCTTCTTCCCCATCTACATCCTGGGTCTGGTCTCCACGCGCAAGTGCGAGAAGCTGAGCGACATCCTCGGCGATGTGCTGCGGGGATTCCGGGAGCGCGGCTTCACAGTGG GCCGCTTCCTCAACCGCTGCCTCTGCTTCTGCATTTTGTGGCTGGTCACCACCTACCTGTACACGCTCTCCCTGCACGTGCTGTATGCCACGGATGCCCTGGCGCTGTTCGCCACAAATGTGGCCTGTGTCTACCTGCTCTCCTGGGTGATTCTGCACGAGCAGTTCGTGGGCGTAAGA ATCGTGGCCATCATCCTCTGCGACACGGGCATCGCGCTGCTCGCCTATATGGACGGAATCACGGAGAGTCGCACCCTGAGCGGCGTTGTCCTGGCCACGTTGGCCGGCGCCGGCTATGCCGTGTTTAGG GTTATGTTCCGCAAGGTGATGGGCGATCCGCCGGTGAGCCAAATCGCCTTCATATTCACCGCCCTCGGCTTTCTCAATGCCCTGCTACTGTGGCCCGTGGTGCTGGGACTCTACCTGACTGGCACGGAAAGCCTGACATCGGAGAGCATACCCTGGAACCTGCTGTTCGCGGCGAGCCTCTTGCTCCTGG TTTTCCACGTTCTGATGCAGTTCAGCGCCGCCGTAACGTACAACATGTTTGTGACATTGGGTCTGATTACCGCTGTGCCCGTTTCTGGTG CCCTCGATGTCATACTGTACAGTGCGAACTTTGCGGGCATGAAGCTGGCCGGAGTTATTCTGATCGGCATCGGATTTTTCCTCGTTATGTTCCCCGAAAACTGGCCAGACTATATAACGCGATTGTTGCG AAAGAGCGTTCGTGCCATACTCCGTTACCAATGTTGTTGTGAATTAGCCGAAATTCGCTATGCTCATTCG ATGGGGTCGCGGCCCTCGGAGCGGTACTTCAACAGGTCAGCATCCCACCATTATCGACTATCGGACGGGATACATAAGGTCCCATCTTCGTTCACCCTCTGGCCGTGTGAGATGACTGATCTGTCGCCGACCACCACTGGGTTTCTGCATGGCCACGGCAGCGCCAACGCACAGCATCACCAACAACTTTTAcaccaccaacagcagcacctCCAGCAGCAGTTCCACCACCGGCAGCACTCGCTCCACCAGCAGCACCTGCAGCGCCAGCACTCGCACACCTCGCTCACCAAGATCCATCGTCAGAGCAGCAGTCACAGTGTCCACGGCGGCGCTGGACGGGCGGTGGCTGCCGGCGGGACCACCGGACGCCTCTTCTCCTACTTTGGGAACGAACACGAGCATGAGCACGAGCGAAAGAAGTCGGAGACGTCGTTCTTCAACCTGGGCTTCCGCCGGAAGTCCACCGTGGTGTACTACGCCCCAACCGACTGA
- the LOC108071350 gene encoding solute carrier family 35 member F3 isoform X2 — MTRDGEIPAIFNPKRVRTPSVVVTGDSSTNGPYNNNNSGGGAGASSSSSTAVVVAPGSTAPNGSGTGATGSCGFSNVLTSSNPQITHQDSISSSQQDPNEVIIIPADTPTSAPGSHNAAHHFGGGDSSDTQTEQQQANGHGEEPELRFRKLQACKESCCSELARKMYFGVCVTILMTASWVGATHCIKYMYKYRAPYDDVLNDDQDTSSSRAELSTELEDILAISDSSLHHVEDATEMFNIPPRQPVYFSAPFFAAWFFTNFSLLFFPIYILGLVSTRKCEKLSDILGDVLRGFRERGFTVGRFLNRCLCFCILWLVTTYLYTLSLHVLYATDALALFATNVACVYLLSWVILHEQFVGVRIVAIILCDTGIALLAYMDGITESRTLSGVVLATLAGAGYAVFRVMFRKVMGDPPVSQIAFIFTALGFLNALLLWPVVLGLYLTGTESLTSESIPWNLLFAASLLLLVFHVLMQFSAAVTYNMFVTLGLITAVPVSGALDVILYSANFAGMKLAGVILIGIGFFLVMFPENWPDYITRLLRSIIMLGHNARWGRGPRSGTSTGQHPTIIDYRTGYIRSHLRSPSGRVR; from the exons ATGACGCGTGACGGCGAGATTCCAGCCATCTTCAATCCGAAACGGGTGCGCACTCCCTCCGTGGTGGTTACCGGCGACTCATCCACGAATGGCccatacaacaacaacaatagcggcggcggagcgggagccagcagtagcagcagcacgGCGGTCGTGGTTGCACCAGGCTCGACTGCACCCAATGGCAGTGGCACTGGAGCGACCGGCAGCTGCGGCTTCAGCAACGTGCTCACCTCAAGCAACCCGCAAATAACCCACCAAGACTCGATCTCGTCGAGCCAGCAGGATCCCAATGAGGTGATCATCATACCGGCCGACACCCCCACGAGCGCACCGGGCAGCCACAATGCAGCGCATCACTTCGGCGGCGGCGACTCCAGCGACACGCAgacagagcagcagcaggctaACGGCCACGGGGAGGAGCCGGAGCTGCGCTTCCGGAAGCTGCAGGCCTGCAAAGAGTCCTGCTGCTCTGAGTTGGCCCGCAAG ATGTACTTCGGCGTGTGCGTGACCATCCTGATGACCGCCTCGTGGGTGGGGGCCACCCACTGCATCAAGTACATGTACAAGTATAGAGCTCCGTACGATGACGTGCTGAACGACGACCAGGACACGTCCTCGAGCCGCGCCGAGCTGAGCACGGAGCTGGAGGACATACTGGCCATCAGCGACTCGTCGCTGCACCACGTCGAGGACGCCACCGAGATGTTCAATATACCACCGCGCCAGCCTGTCTACTTCAGTGCCCCGTTCTTCGCCGCCTGGTTCTTCACCAACTTCTCGCTGCTCTTCTTCCCCATCTACATCCTGGGTCTGGTCTCCACGCGCAAGTGCGAGAAGCTGAGCGACATCCTCGGCGATGTGCTGCGGGGATTCCGGGAGCGCGGCTTCACAGTGG GCCGCTTCCTCAACCGCTGCCTCTGCTTCTGCATTTTGTGGCTGGTCACCACCTACCTGTACACGCTCTCCCTGCACGTGCTGTATGCCACGGATGCCCTGGCGCTGTTCGCCACAAATGTGGCCTGTGTCTACCTGCTCTCCTGGGTGATTCTGCACGAGCAGTTCGTGGGCGTAAGA ATCGTGGCCATCATCCTCTGCGACACGGGCATCGCGCTGCTCGCCTATATGGACGGAATCACGGAGAGTCGCACCCTGAGCGGCGTTGTCCTGGCCACGTTGGCCGGCGCCGGCTATGCCGTGTTTAGG GTTATGTTCCGCAAGGTGATGGGCGATCCGCCGGTGAGCCAAATCGCCTTCATATTCACCGCCCTCGGCTTTCTCAATGCCCTGCTACTGTGGCCCGTGGTGCTGGGACTCTACCTGACTGGCACGGAAAGCCTGACATCGGAGAGCATACCCTGGAACCTGCTGTTCGCGGCGAGCCTCTTGCTCCTGG TTTTCCACGTTCTGATGCAGTTCAGCGCCGCCGTAACGTACAACATGTTTGTGACATTGGGTCTGATTACCGCTGTGCCCGTTTCTGGTG CCCTCGATGTCATACTGTACAGTGCGAACTTTGCGGGCATGAAGCTGGCCGGAGTTATTCTGATCGGCATCGGATTTTTCCTCGTTATGTTCCCCGAAAACTGGCCAGACTATATAACGCGATTGTTGCG AAGCATCATAATGCTGGGTCACAATGCGAG ATGGGGTCGCGGCCCTCGGAGCGGTACTTCAACAGGTCAGCATCCCACCATTATCGACTATCGGACGGGATACATAAGGTCCCATCTTCGTTCACCCTCTGGCCGTGTGAGATGA
- the LOC108071350 gene encoding solute carrier family 35 member F4 isoform X3: MTRDGEIPAIFNPKRVRTPSVVVTGDSSTNGPYNNNNSGGGAGASSSSSTAVVVAPGSTAPNGSGTGATGSCGFSNVLTSSNPQITHQDSISSSQQDPNEVIIIPADTPTSAPGSHNAAHHFGGGDSSDTQTEQQQANGHGEEPELRFRKLQACKESCCSELARKMYFGVCVTILMTASWVGATHCIKYMYKYRAPYDDVLNDDQDTSSSRAELSTELEDILAISDSSLHHVEDATEMFNIPPRQPVYFSAPFFAAWFFTNFSLLFFPIYILGLVSTRKCEKLSDILGDVLRGFRERGFTVGRFLNRCLCFCILWLVTTYLYTLSLHVLYATDALALFATNVACVYLLSWVILHEQFVGVRIVAIILCDTGIALLAYMDGITESRTLSGVVLATLAGAGYAVFRVMFRKVMGDPPVSQIAFIFTALGFLNALLLWPVVLGLYLTGTESLTSESIPWNLLFAASLLLLVFHVLMQFSAAVTYNMFVTLGLITAVPVSGALDVILYSANFAGMKLAGVILIGIGFFLVMFPENWPDYITRLLRKSVRAILRYQCCCELAEIRYAHSKHHNAGSQCEMGSRPSERYFNRSASHHYRLSDGIHKVPSSFTLWPCEMTDLSPTTTGFLHGHGSANAQHHQQLLHHQQQHLQQQFHHRQHSLHQQHLQRQHSHTSLTKIHRQSSSHSVHGGAGRAVAAGGTTGRLFSYFGNEHEHEHERKKSETSFFNLGFRRKSTVVYYAPTD, encoded by the exons ATGACGCGTGACGGCGAGATTCCAGCCATCTTCAATCCGAAACGGGTGCGCACTCCCTCCGTGGTGGTTACCGGCGACTCATCCACGAATGGCccatacaacaacaacaatagcggcggcggagcgggagccagcagtagcagcagcacgGCGGTCGTGGTTGCACCAGGCTCGACTGCACCCAATGGCAGTGGCACTGGAGCGACCGGCAGCTGCGGCTTCAGCAACGTGCTCACCTCAAGCAACCCGCAAATAACCCACCAAGACTCGATCTCGTCGAGCCAGCAGGATCCCAATGAGGTGATCATCATACCGGCCGACACCCCCACGAGCGCACCGGGCAGCCACAATGCAGCGCATCACTTCGGCGGCGGCGACTCCAGCGACACGCAgacagagcagcagcaggctaACGGCCACGGGGAGGAGCCGGAGCTGCGCTTCCGGAAGCTGCAGGCCTGCAAAGAGTCCTGCTGCTCTGAGTTGGCCCGCAAG ATGTACTTCGGCGTGTGCGTGACCATCCTGATGACCGCCTCGTGGGTGGGGGCCACCCACTGCATCAAGTACATGTACAAGTATAGAGCTCCGTACGATGACGTGCTGAACGACGACCAGGACACGTCCTCGAGCCGCGCCGAGCTGAGCACGGAGCTGGAGGACATACTGGCCATCAGCGACTCGTCGCTGCACCACGTCGAGGACGCCACCGAGATGTTCAATATACCACCGCGCCAGCCTGTCTACTTCAGTGCCCCGTTCTTCGCCGCCTGGTTCTTCACCAACTTCTCGCTGCTCTTCTTCCCCATCTACATCCTGGGTCTGGTCTCCACGCGCAAGTGCGAGAAGCTGAGCGACATCCTCGGCGATGTGCTGCGGGGATTCCGGGAGCGCGGCTTCACAGTGG GCCGCTTCCTCAACCGCTGCCTCTGCTTCTGCATTTTGTGGCTGGTCACCACCTACCTGTACACGCTCTCCCTGCACGTGCTGTATGCCACGGATGCCCTGGCGCTGTTCGCCACAAATGTGGCCTGTGTCTACCTGCTCTCCTGGGTGATTCTGCACGAGCAGTTCGTGGGCGTAAGA ATCGTGGCCATCATCCTCTGCGACACGGGCATCGCGCTGCTCGCCTATATGGACGGAATCACGGAGAGTCGCACCCTGAGCGGCGTTGTCCTGGCCACGTTGGCCGGCGCCGGCTATGCCGTGTTTAGG GTTATGTTCCGCAAGGTGATGGGCGATCCGCCGGTGAGCCAAATCGCCTTCATATTCACCGCCCTCGGCTTTCTCAATGCCCTGCTACTGTGGCCCGTGGTGCTGGGACTCTACCTGACTGGCACGGAAAGCCTGACATCGGAGAGCATACCCTGGAACCTGCTGTTCGCGGCGAGCCTCTTGCTCCTGG TTTTCCACGTTCTGATGCAGTTCAGCGCCGCCGTAACGTACAACATGTTTGTGACATTGGGTCTGATTACCGCTGTGCCCGTTTCTGGTG CCCTCGATGTCATACTGTACAGTGCGAACTTTGCGGGCATGAAGCTGGCCGGAGTTATTCTGATCGGCATCGGATTTTTCCTCGTTATGTTCCCCGAAAACTGGCCAGACTATATAACGCGATTGTTGCG AAAGAGCGTTCGTGCCATACTCCGTTACCAATGTTGTTGTGAATTAGCCGAAATTCGCTATGCTCATTCG AAGCATCATAATGCTGGGTCACAATGCGAG ATGGGGTCGCGGCCCTCGGAGCGGTACTTCAACAGGTCAGCATCCCACCATTATCGACTATCGGACGGGATACATAAGGTCCCATCTTCGTTCACCCTCTGGCCGTGTGAGATGACTGATCTGTCGCCGACCACCACTGGGTTTCTGCATGGCCACGGCAGCGCCAACGCACAGCATCACCAACAACTTTTAcaccaccaacagcagcacctCCAGCAGCAGTTCCACCACCGGCAGCACTCGCTCCACCAGCAGCACCTGCAGCGCCAGCACTCGCACACCTCGCTCACCAAGATCCATCGTCAGAGCAGCAGTCACAGTGTCCACGGCGGCGCTGGACGGGCGGTGGCTGCCGGCGGGACCACCGGACGCCTCTTCTCCTACTTTGGGAACGAACACGAGCATGAGCACGAGCGAAAGAAGTCGGAGACGTCGTTCTTCAACCTGGGCTTCCGCCGGAAGTCCACCGTGGTGTACTACGCCCCAACCGACTGA
- the LOC108071300 gene encoding uncharacterized protein: MFPSSILGRSYLLFMLVLAVGVFAQHEWQARDAFDEIKRQFDKVNADNCPIQHHSDLFMPLDAVSHKPDIKEVNVNPVFPNRTALLHLQNMALSRSFFWSYILQSRFIRPAINDTYDPGMMYYFLSTVADVSANPHINASAVYFSPNSSYSSSYRGFFNKTFPRFGPRTFRLDDFNDPIHLQKISTWNTFDVQDLGAHHPDSISKDYTHDLYKINEWYRAWLPDNVEGRHDTKITYQVEIRYANNTNETYTFHGPPGSEENQGPIKFTRPYFDCGRSNKWLVAAVVPIADIYPRHTQFRHIEYPKYTAVSVLEMDFERIDINQCPLGEGNKGPNHFADTARCKKETTECEPLQGWGFRRGGYQCRCKPGFRLPNVVRRPYLGEIVERASAEQYYNEYDCLSIGWIQKLPIQWEKAPYHIRQKYMDRHPEYQNYTTGSRALHAEHLNIDQALKFIHGVNFRTCKNFHPQDLILRGDVSFGAQEQFENEAKMAVRLANFISAFLQVSDPNEVYSGKRVADKPLTEDQMIGETLAIVLGDSKVWSASTLWERNKFTNRTYFAPYAYKTELNTRKFKVEDLARINKTHEIYTEKKYFKFLKQRWNTNFDDLETFYMKIKIRHNETGEYQQKYEHYPNFYRAANIKHGYWTQPQFDCDGYVKKWLVTYAAPFFGWDSLKVKLEFKGVVAVSMDMLQLDINQCPDMYYTPNAFKDTHKCDEQSSYCVPIMGRGYETGGYKCECLQGYEYPFEDLITYYDGQLVEAEYQNIVADKETRYDMFKCRLAGASGLQSALGLVVGLIGLTLTLLYRFS; encoded by the exons ATGTTCCCCTCGTCGATTTTGGGGCGCAGCTACCTGCTTTTCATGCTGGTGCTCGCCGTGGGCGTGTTCGCCCAGCACGAGTGGCAGGCGCGGGACGCCTTCGACGAGATCAAGCGCCAGTTCGACAAGGTGAACGCCGACAACTGCCCCATCCAGCACCACTCGGACCTGTTCATGCCCCTGGACGCGGTCTCCCACAAGCCGGACATCAAGGAGGTCAATGTGAACCCGGTGTTCCCCAATCGGACGGCGCTGCTGCATCTGCAGAACATGGCGCTGAGCAGGAGCTTCTTCTGGAGCTACATCCTGCAGTCGCGCTTCATTCGGCCCGCCATCAACGACACCTACGACCCGGGCATGATGTACTACTTCCTCTCCACGGTGGCCGATGTCTCCGCCAACCCGCATATCAACGCCTCGGCCGTGTACTTCTCGCCCAACAGCTCGTACTCCTCCTCGTACCGCGGCTTCTTCAACAAGACCTTCCCGAGGTTCGGGCCCCGCACCTTCCGGCTGGACGACTTCAACGACCCCATCCACCTGCAGAAGATCTCCACGTGGAACACCTTCGATGTGCAGGACCTGGGCGCCCACCACCCCGACTCTATATCGAAGGACTACACGCACGACCTGTACAAGATCAACGAGTGGTACCGCGCCTGGCTGCCGGATAACGTGGAGGGGCGGCACGACACGAAGATCACCTACCAGGTGGAAATTCGCTACGCGAACAACACAAACGAGACGTACACCTTCCATGGACCGCCTGGCTCTGAGGAAAACCAGGGTCCTATCAAGTTCACGCGGCCGTACTTCGACTGTGGGCGATCCAACAAGTGGCTGGTGGCCGCCGTGGTGCCCATTGCGGATATCTACCCCCGCCACACCCAGTTCCGGCACATAGAGTACCCCAA ATACACTGCCGTTTCGGTGCTGGAGATGGACTTTGAACGCATAGACATCAACCAGTGTCCCCTGGGCGAAGGCAATAAGGGACCAAATCACTTCGCGGACACTGCGCGCTGTAAAAAGGAAACAACGGAATGTGAGCCGCTTCAGGGATGGGGCTTCCGACGCGGCGGCTACCAATGTCGCTGTAAGCCGGGCTTCAGGCTGCCGAACGTTGTGCGAAGGCCCTATCTGGGCGAGATCGTGGAGCGGGCCTCGGCGGAGCAGTACTACAACGAGTACGACTGTCTCAGTATTGGCT GGATCCAAAAGCTGCCCATTCAGTGGGAGAAGGCGCCCTATCACATACGGCAGAAGTACATGGACAGGCACCCGGAGTACCAGAACTACACCACCGGCTCGAGGGCTCTCCACGCGGAGCACCTGAACATAGACCAGGCTCTAAAGTTCATACATGGCGTGAACTTCCGCACGTGCAAGAA CTTCCATCCGCAGGATCTGATTCTGCGCGGCGATGTCAGCTTCGGCGCCCAGGAGCAGTTCGAGAACGAAGCCAAGATGGCCGTGCGACTGGCCAACTTTATCAGCGCCTTCCTGCAG GTATCCGATCCCAACGAGGTGTACTCCGGCAAGCGTGTGGCCGACAAGCCACTGACAGAGGACCAAATGATCGGCGAGACCCTGGCCATTGTCCTGGGCGACAGCAAGGTGTGGTCCGCATCGACGCTCTGGGAGCGAAACAAGTTCACCAATCGCACCTACTTCGCACCCTATGCCTACAAGACGGAGCTCAACACGCGCAAGTTCAAGGTGGAGGACCTGGCGCGCATCAACAAAACGCACGAAATCTACACCGAGAAGAAGTACTTCAAGTTCCTCAAGCAGCGTTGGAACACCAACTTTGACGACCTGGAGACCTTCTACATGAAGATCAAGATCCGGCACAACGAGACAGGTGAATACCAGCAGAAGTACGAGCACTACCCCAACTTCTACAGGGCGGCCAACATCAAGCACGGCTACTGGACGCAGCCGCAGTTCGACTGCGACGGATACGTGAAGAAGTGGCTGGTGACCTATGCGGCGCCCTTCTTTGGCTGGGACAGCCTCAAAGTCAAGCTGGAATTCAA GGGTGTGGTGGCCGTCTCCATGGACATGCTGCAGCTGGACATTAACCAGTGCCCGGACATGTACTATACGCCGAATGCCTTTAAGGATACGCACAAGTGCGACGAACAGTCATCCTAC tGCGTTCCCATCATGGGTCGTGGCTATGAAACCGGCGGCTACAAGTGCGAGTGCCTGCAGGGCTACGAGTATCCCTTCGAGGATCTCATCACCTACTACGACGGCCAGCTCGTGGAGGCCGAGTACCAGAATATAGTGGCCGATAAGGAGACCCGCTACGATATGTTCAAGTGTCGGCTGGCCGGCGCCTCGGGTCTGCAGTCCGCGCTGGGACTGGTGGTGGGCCTAATCGGGCTTACCCTCACCCTGCTGTATAGGTTTAGTTAA